One Ranitomeya variabilis isolate aRanVar5 chromosome 5, aRanVar5.hap1, whole genome shotgun sequence DNA window includes the following coding sequences:
- the LOC143775187 gene encoding uncharacterized protein LOC143775187: protein MDFRRIDVQQNIQNIRHLQASKYSKMQSYSPLRQKLPGAMNTAPRARHAAPGSMHASPRAMHAAPRAMYPAPVAMHAAPGAMHASPRAMHAAPRALYPAPVAMHASPRAMHASPRAMHASPGAMHASPRAMHAAPRALLAAPGDLNIIGISVSKLGNQRLDDCVHQKASIPQDGSGSGNLTWAHTGRWRLKPVAVNNAPIICNYSRPLHITLHGHPLISCSARAQHFVRQFGRALALGESESWWNYRFTPYTILSRNPGKPRSLSDGITDGGNSLCMKPRQTDISTQIRSPCDNISRRKDSHHPGLNDSNDRGGRPRNTVRKERRDPPGSMSCLSCRSASCPQNHGRHPILQSRRRFPSLCRCSQNCTTQDSRPDASW from the coding sequence ATGGATTTCCGGAGAATCGACGTACAGCAGAATATTCAGAACATCAGACATCTCCAAGCGTCAAAATACTCCAAAATGCAAAGCTATTCACCGCTGCGCCAGAAGCTTCCAGGTGCCATGAACACTGCTCCAAGGGCCAGGCACGCTGCTCCAGGGTCCATGCACGCTTCTCCTAGGGCCATGCACGCTGCTCCGAGGGCCATGTATCCTGCTCCGGTGGCCATGCACGCTGCTCCAGGGGCCATGCATGCTTCTCCGAGGGCCATGCACGCTGCTCCGAGGGCCTTGTATCCTGCTCCGGTGGCCATGCACGCTTCTCCAAGGGCCATGCACGCTTCTCCGAGGGCCATGCACGCTTCTCCAGGGGCCATGCACGCTTCTCCGAGGGCCATGCACGCTGCTCCAAGGGCCTTGCTTGCTGCTCCAGGAGACCTTAACATCATTGGTATTTCTGTATCAAAGCTCGGAAACCAAAGACTGGATGACTGCGTCCATCAAAAAGCATCTATCCCACAGGATGGCAGTGGCAGCGGTAATTTGACTTGGGCACACACTGGCAGATGGAGACTGAAGCCCGTTGCAGTAAATAATGCCCCCATCATCTGCAACTACTCCAGACCATTACATATAACCCTCCATGGCCATCCGCTCATCTCCTGCAGCGCCCGGGCACAACACTTTGTTCGCCAATTTGGAAGGGCGCTCGCTCTGGGGGAGTCTGAGTCCTGGTGGAATTATCGATTCACCCCATATACAATTCTGTCCAGAAATCCTGGAAAACCGCGCAGTCTGTCTGATGGCATCACCGATGGAGGAAACTCCTTGTGTATGAAGCCGCGCCAGACAGATATTTCCACCCAGATCCGCAGCCCATGTGACAATATTTCCAGAAGGAAAGACTCCCATCATCCAGGTCTTAACGACTCCAATGACAGAGGGGGAAGACCAAGGAATACAGTGAGGAAGGAGAGGAGAGATCCCCCAGGGTCAATGTCCTGTCTATCCTGCCGGTCCGCATCATGTCCTCAGAACCATGGCCGTCACCCCATACTACAGAGCAGGAGGAGATTTCCATCCTTGTGCCGCTGCTCCCAAAATTGTACAACCCAGGACAGTAGACCTGACGCAAGCTGGTAG